Proteins found in one Alicyclobacillus cycloheptanicus genomic segment:
- a CDS encoding MFS transporter yields MASTAHSASMEQRMNSAITHLINKYSSGGNRIGWLMIASIFIEAWDLYSISFVLIFIKQIYHPNNLMLGLASGGTQAGALVGAMLGGWMTDKFGRRKVFMTTMVMFIIFGFAQAFAPNMMALAIIRFFLGLPLGADIANGYTYIMEFMKKGDREVMGNRWQFMFAVGEIIAIGVILIFILTKVNNDTLWRIILGMSCLPAVILFILRWNLPETAIWLIQKGRFVEAKKVSQQIYGDSLDMLPNEDVKVNRPNLGAFLREIKKDRVAWKATQFGWISNFVQGFEFSTFSFYTPVIIAMLGVAGTTGNDLIMMVLYIIAAISGWVGPLFTAKYGQRSLSLWGFGIVFISLILGAVALFTGEKFLFPFVCALMLWGHYWDAENGMTIVTVVAPPKYRGTASGFAYMFVKAAGFVGLLFFPTIIADLGEGGATLFVAIFPLIAWLAAKYILPEMFGYEETTFSPTYGDQENAPPSLSID; encoded by the coding sequence ATGGCATCCACCGCACATTCGGCGTCCATGGAACAAAGAATGAACAGCGCCATTACGCACCTCATCAATAAGTACAGCTCCGGCGGGAATCGCATTGGGTGGCTGATGATCGCGTCCATTTTCATTGAGGCTTGGGATTTGTATTCCATCTCTTTTGTGCTCATCTTTATTAAACAGATTTATCACCCGAATAACTTGATGCTGGGACTTGCTTCCGGCGGGACACAGGCAGGCGCGCTCGTTGGCGCCATGCTCGGCGGCTGGATGACCGACAAGTTCGGTCGACGGAAAGTGTTTATGACAACGATGGTCATGTTCATCATCTTTGGATTCGCGCAGGCGTTTGCGCCGAATATGATGGCGCTGGCGATCATTCGCTTTTTCCTCGGGCTTCCGCTGGGTGCCGATATTGCGAACGGTTACACCTACATCATGGAATTCATGAAAAAAGGTGACCGCGAAGTGATGGGCAACCGTTGGCAGTTCATGTTCGCCGTCGGAGAAATCATCGCGATCGGCGTGATCTTGATTTTCATCCTTACGAAGGTCAACAATGACACCCTGTGGCGTATCATTCTCGGAATGTCTTGTCTCCCGGCGGTTATCCTCTTTATTCTGCGTTGGAATTTGCCAGAAACCGCAATTTGGTTGATTCAAAAAGGTCGATTTGTAGAAGCGAAAAAAGTATCCCAGCAAATTTACGGGGATTCGCTGGATATGCTGCCGAATGAAGATGTGAAAGTGAACCGTCCAAATCTCGGCGCATTTTTGCGGGAGATTAAAAAAGACCGGGTGGCGTGGAAGGCAACTCAGTTTGGGTGGATCTCCAACTTTGTCCAAGGCTTTGAGTTTAGCACATTCAGTTTCTATACCCCGGTGATTATTGCGATGCTTGGTGTTGCGGGTACGACTGGAAACGACCTCATCATGATGGTGTTGTACATTATCGCTGCCATTTCCGGTTGGGTCGGTCCCTTGTTTACTGCAAAATACGGGCAGCGTTCGCTGAGCCTCTGGGGATTCGGGATTGTGTTTATTTCCTTGATTCTTGGCGCCGTCGCGCTCTTTACCGGTGAAAAGTTCCTGTTCCCCTTCGTCTGTGCGTTGATGCTGTGGGGACACTATTGGGATGCCGAAAACGGCATGACCATCGTAACGGTCGTGGCTCCTCCAAAATACCGTGGCACGGCCAGCGGTTTTGCCTACATGTTTGTAAAGGCGGCGGGTTTCGTTGGACTGCTCTTCTTCCCGACGATCATCGCAGACCTTGGAGAAGGCGGTGCAACGCTGTTTGTGGCCATTTTCCCACTCATTGCATGGCTCGCTGCAAAGTATATCCTGCCGGAAATGTTTGGCTATGAAGAAACGACGTTCTCCCCAACGTATGGAGATCAAGAAAACGCACCGCCGAGTCTGTCGATTGACTGA